One Entomomonas asaccharolytica DNA segment encodes these proteins:
- the catA gene encoding type A chloramphenicol O-acetyltransferase, producing the protein MNFNLIDIENWPRKEYYLHYMNQLRCSYSLTTNIDITRLKTFLKQTNRKIYPAQIYMLATLVNQYQEFRMNYNSDGALGYWDQLNPSYTIFNKSSETFSSIWTEYKQSFHEFYEHCIQDIAQYNQATSLMPKPNQPANSFTVSSLPWTSFTGFNINAFTDGSYLPPIFTLGKFIEQDNKTLMPIAIQVHHAVCDGFHVGRFINALQQLANDYHTWLNT; encoded by the coding sequence ATGAATTTTAATTTAATCGATATAGAAAATTGGCCTCGTAAAGAGTACTACCTGCACTATATGAATCAGCTTCGTTGTAGTTATAGTTTAACCACCAATATAGATATTACGAGGCTGAAAACTTTTCTAAAACAAACCAATAGAAAAATCTATCCAGCCCAAATATATATGCTTGCTACGCTAGTAAACCAGTATCAAGAATTTCGTATGAACTATAATAGTGATGGTGCATTAGGTTATTGGGATCAACTCAATCCAAGCTATACAATTTTTAATAAAAGCAGTGAAACATTCTCCAGTATATGGACTGAATACAAACAATCCTTTCACGAATTTTATGAGCATTGCATTCAGGATATAGCGCAATACAACCAAGCCACTAGTTTAATGCCAAAGCCTAATCAGCCAGCTAATTCATTTACTGTTTCCAGTTTACCTTGGACCAGTTTTACTGGTTTTAATATTAATGCATTCACTGATGGCAGCTATTTGCCACCCATATTCACCTTAGGCAAATTTATAGAACAAGATAATAAAACATTAATGCCCATAGCCATCCAAGTACACCATGCAGTGTGTGATGGATTCCATGTAGGTAGGTTTATAAACGCATTACAACAACTAGCAAATGATTATCATACATGGCTAAATACATAG
- a CDS encoding roadblock/LC7 domain-containing protein — MSENQQVVIPKVAQVISAKILSQLIQTDCGIESAILTTEDGFEVAVESVGEVDSSKLAAMASSLSAISNMSVSESNLGTQYQSLIIESDGGYIVIMDVAYDKFPMILNIVASKDTVLGQLLYHARSVVDAFNKTFG, encoded by the coding sequence ATGAGTGAAAATCAACAAGTCGTTATTCCAAAAGTGGCGCAAGTGATTTCAGCTAAAATTTTAAGCCAATTAATACAAACAGATTGTGGTATTGAAAGTGCTATTTTAACAACTGAAGATGGCTTTGAAGTTGCTGTGGAGTCTGTTGGTGAAGTGGATTCATCAAAATTAGCTGCCATGGCAAGTTCATTATCAGCCATTAGTAATATGTCAGTTTCCGAGTCTAATTTAGGGACACAGTATCAGAGTCTCATTATTGAGAGTGATGGTGGTTATATTGTAATCATGGATGTTGCCTATGATAAATTTCCAATGATTCTTAATATCGTAGCCTCCAAAGATACTGTTTTAGGCCAGCTACTCTATCATGCTAGAAGTGTAGTGGATGCTTTTAACAAAACATTTGGTTAA
- a CDS encoding GTP-binding protein, which translates to MIEHKILITGTVGAGKTTAIAAVSEIKPVTTDVTNTDASVDKEKTTVAFDYGQVTIAEGERLRVYGTPGQERFSFMWKVLAKGALGLIILVDNTRPDPFSDLCIYLENFNQLISEKSCVICLTKIDKSDTARVNEFASFIAQRGLVCPVVAVDIRVKEDVLMVLDLLFTQLYV; encoded by the coding sequence ATGATCGAACATAAGATACTTATTACAGGTACCGTAGGCGCTGGTAAAACAACAGCCATTGCTGCTGTTAGCGAGATTAAACCTGTTACTACAGATGTGACCAATACAGATGCATCGGTTGACAAAGAAAAGACAACCGTAGCCTTTGATTATGGTCAGGTAACTATCGCCGAAGGTGAGCGGTTAAGGGTATATGGAACACCTGGGCAAGAAAGATTTTCTTTTATGTGGAAAGTCCTAGCCAAAGGTGCTTTAGGACTTATCATCCTTGTTGATAACACCCGACCAGATCCATTTAGTGATTTATGTATTTATTTAGAAAATTTTAACCAGTTAATCAGTGAAAAAAGCTGTGTCATTTGTCTTACAAAAATTGATAAAAGCGATACAGCTCGTGTTAATGAATTTGCTTCTTTTATAGCGCAGAGAGGGCTAGTTTGCCCTGTCGTGGCTGTTGATATACGTGTAAAAGAAGATGTACTTATGGTGTTGGACTTATTGTTTACCCAACTCTATGTGTAA